In the Alkaliphilus oremlandii OhILAs genome, one interval contains:
- a CDS encoding pro-sigmaK processing inhibitor BofA family protein — translation MGLELSIIMAYAFGLILLYIFGWILLIPLKWFVRLVFNSIVGGIMLFILNLIGGIWGIGLAINPLSAVVVGVLGIPGILLLFLFKYIL, via the coding sequence ATGGGATTAGAATTAAGCATTATAATGGCTTATGCCTTCGGTCTAATTTTGTTATATATTTTTGGATGGATTCTTTTAATTCCTTTAAAATGGTTCGTAAGGTTGGTATTCAATAGTATTGTTGGAGGAATCATGCTTTTCATTTTAAATTTAATTGGAGGGATTTGGGGGATCGGACTGGCAATCAACCCTCTTAGTGCCGTTGTTGTAGGTGTTTTAGGAATTCCTGGCATACTTCTACTATTTTTGTTTAAATATATACTATGA
- a CDS encoding YaaL family protein, whose translation MEEKEMVKKKEKSFTSLVSALGNMYNRMNPSSDQEKGNDEELAQCVRQAYEEWQAAENFFHSVSDPDLVDHAIYKLEATKARYVYLLKQAKSNGIRMNMH comes from the coding sequence ATGGAAGAAAAAGAGATGGTTAAAAAGAAAGAAAAAAGCTTTACCAGCTTAGTGAGTGCACTGGGAAATATGTACAATCGGATGAATCCATCCAGTGACCAGGAGAAGGGTAACGACGAGGAATTGGCTCAATGTGTAAGGCAGGCATATGAGGAATGGCAGGCGGCAGAAAACTTTTTTCATAGCGTGTCGGACCCAGATTTAGTTGATCATGCCATCTACAAACTAGAAGCTACCAAAGCACGGTACGTCTATTTATTGAAACAGGCAAAATCAAATGGAATTCGGATGAATATGCATTAG
- a CDS encoding PhoH family protein, translated as MKKTFVLDTSVLLHDPRSLYAFGDNSVVIPAVVIEEIDKKKNLLDIIGRNAREVARELDDLRQQNSLSKGVRLENGGTLQIELNHKSFAHVAEWFNEINNDNRILAVALNLQLEQRKDEIKKSVVLISKDTIMRIKADSLGIESQDYLHDKIEYTYENYTGYRECVVPSHMVDRFYEEGGLEDTYFKEEGLLPNQFILLRAKEIPSKSAIGRFDKEAGVIRSLVFGENTYWGIRGRNAEQRMAMEVLLNDDIKLVTLTGKAGTGKTLLALAAGLQKTNDERIYKKLLITKPVIPVGRDIGYLPGDKNEKLRPWVQPIYDNLELLLGTKSLTKLEDTLIGMNRIEIEALTYIRGRSVPNQFIIIDEAQNLTKHEIKTIITRVGEGSKIVLMGDTEQIDHPYLDSECNGLTYIINKFKNENLAAHITFRKVERSALAQLAANLL; from the coding sequence ATGAAAAAAACCTTTGTTTTAGATACGAGCGTTTTGCTACATGATCCTAGAAGCTTATATGCTTTTGGCGACAATTCAGTTGTGATTCCTGCAGTCGTCATAGAGGAAATCGATAAGAAAAAAAATCTATTAGATATTATTGGTAGAAACGCTAGGGAGGTAGCAAGGGAACTGGATGATTTAAGGCAACAAAACAGCTTAAGCAAGGGTGTGCGATTAGAAAATGGCGGTACATTACAGATAGAATTAAACCATAAAAGCTTTGCCCATGTAGCAGAATGGTTTAATGAAATTAATAATGATAATCGTATTTTAGCAGTGGCTTTAAACCTACAGTTGGAGCAGCGGAAGGATGAAATAAAAAAATCGGTTGTACTTATAAGTAAGGATACCATCATGCGGATCAAGGCAGATAGTCTTGGCATAGAAAGTCAAGATTACCTCCATGATAAAATAGAATATACCTATGAAAATTATACGGGCTATAGGGAATGTGTTGTACCTTCTCATATGGTGGATCGGTTTTATGAAGAGGGTGGCTTAGAGGATACATATTTTAAAGAGGAAGGTCTTTTGCCAAATCAATTTATTTTATTGAGAGCAAAAGAGATACCCAGTAAATCTGCTATTGGAAGATTTGATAAGGAAGCCGGAGTGATTCGGAGCTTAGTATTCGGTGAAAATACCTATTGGGGCATTAGAGGTAGGAATGCAGAGCAGAGAATGGCAATGGAAGTATTGTTAAACGATGATATTAAGTTGGTAACCTTAACAGGAAAAGCAGGAACTGGTAAGACCCTTTTAGCCTTAGCAGCTGGACTTCAAAAGACCAATGATGAGAGAATTTATAAAAAACTATTAATAACAAAGCCAGTTATTCCAGTAGGTAGAGACATTGGCTATCTGCCTGGAGATAAAAATGAAAAGCTGAGACCTTGGGTACAGCCGATTTACGATAACCTTGAGCTTTTATTAGGAACAAAATCCCTTACTAAATTAGAGGATACATTAATTGGGATGAACAGAATCGAAATAGAGGCCCTGACCTATATTCGAGGAAGAAGCGTACCGAATCAGTTTATTATAATTGATGAGGCGCAGAATTTAACAAAGCATGAAATTAAGACGATTATCACTCGAGTTGGAGAGGGTAGTAAAATCGTTTTAATGGGAGATACGGAGCAAATCGACCATCCGTACTTAGATAGTGAGTGCAATGGGTTGACATATATCATCAACAAATTTAAAAATGAAAATTTAGCAGCCCATATTACCTTTAGAAAAGTGGAACGCTCGGCATTGGCTCAATTAGCAGCAAATCTTTTGTAG
- a CDS encoding bacteriohemerythrin, producing MIFKWKERFETGIEEIDKQHKRLFEIGTQIYNLASKDDGTDHYDAIVGLIHELKDYTVYHFRYEEEQLEKANYSDIEAHKMEHQRFIDKLNETEAEDIDVNQKQVLMDMIEFIINWVSGHIVGTDFKYRELLMETLK from the coding sequence TTGATTTTTAAATGGAAGGAAAGATTTGAAACGGGAATTGAAGAAATCGACAAACAGCATAAACGCCTATTCGAAATTGGTACACAAATTTATAATTTAGCATCTAAAGATGATGGCACAGATCATTACGATGCTATCGTCGGTTTAATTCATGAGCTGAAGGACTATACTGTATATCACTTTAGATATGAGGAAGAGCAATTAGAAAAGGCAAACTACAGTGATATTGAAGCACATAAAATGGAGCATCAAAGATTTATCGACAAGTTGAACGAAACAGAAGCAGAGGATATTGATGTAAATCAGAAACAAGTATTGATGGATATGATCGAGTTTATCATTAATTGGGTGTCCGGTCATATTGTGGGTACTGATTTTAAATATAGAGAGCTATTGATGGAAACATTAAAATAA
- the rbr gene encoding rubrerythrin, translated as MKFLKGTQTAVNLLTAFAGESQARNRYTYYAAQAKKEGYVQISNFFTETADNEKEHAKRFYKFLKEDNALNGESLEIAAAFPIALGDTAFNLKHAAAGENEEWTEAYPEFARIADEEGFPEVAVAFRKIAEVEKHHEARYLKLLSNIENGSVFKKEESTFWKCNNCGYIHEGDHAPEVCPACVHPQGHFEILAENY; from the coding sequence ATGAAATTTTTAAAAGGTACACAAACCGCTGTAAATCTGTTAACCGCTTTTGCAGGTGAATCTCAAGCAAGAAATCGTTATACATACTATGCCGCTCAAGCAAAAAAAGAAGGCTACGTTCAAATTTCTAATTTTTTCACAGAAACTGCTGATAATGAAAAAGAACACGCAAAGCGTTTCTATAAATTCTTAAAGGAAGATAATGCGCTGAATGGAGAGTCTCTAGAGATTGCGGCTGCATTCCCAATTGCTTTAGGAGATACTGCATTTAACCTAAAGCATGCTGCTGCAGGAGAAAATGAAGAATGGACAGAAGCATATCCTGAATTTGCTAGAATTGCAGATGAAGAAGGATTTCCAGAAGTAGCCGTTGCTTTCAGAAAAATTGCAGAGGTAGAAAAACATCACGAAGCTCGTTACTTAAAGCTGCTATCGAATATAGAAAATGGTTCTGTATTTAAAAAAGAAGAATCAACTTTCTGGAAATGCAACAACTGCGGCTATATCCATGAAGGAGACCATGCACCAGAGGTATGCCCTGCCTGTGTTCATCCACAAGGTCATTTCGAAATTTTAGCTGAAAACTATTAA
- a CDS encoding J domain-containing protein: MKMIKKILGKILMGISGLIAIVIDGLIQLTENIVVYTGKFLKGCLAVASMGGCLFFLLFANLGLRILTNSIGFSVIALMLLFLIFGGRVVSELKYRKYIITEFLRNTANYWIDEEKYTYKTFHSYKEAYRRAEEERIREEQRRYYEQQRQWEERFKQQWYQQYHQSGQGTYGSYGGQGAYGQGSMNPTLDFKNKFERSCDILGVPYDADRQQIKTAYRKKAKEYHPDLSKLPDATKRFQELNTAHEFLSDENLQRYGRM, translated from the coding sequence ATGAAGATGATAAAGAAGATTTTAGGTAAAATATTGATGGGAATATCCGGTTTAATTGCCATCGTAATCGATGGGCTAATACAACTGACGGAAAATATTGTGGTTTACACTGGAAAGTTTCTAAAGGGATGTTTGGCTGTAGCCAGTATGGGTGGCTGTCTATTCTTCCTGCTGTTTGCGAACCTCGGTCTGAGAATACTGACCAATTCTATAGGTTTTTCTGTTATAGCACTGATGCTTCTATTTTTAATCTTTGGCGGCAGAGTCGTATCGGAGCTAAAGTATCGTAAATACATTATAACGGAGTTTTTAAGAAACACCGCCAACTACTGGATAGACGAAGAAAAATATACTTATAAAACCTTTCATAGCTATAAGGAGGCTTATCGAAGGGCTGAAGAAGAAAGGATTCGAGAAGAACAGCGCCGTTATTATGAACAGCAGCGGCAATGGGAGGAACGATTCAAGCAGCAGTGGTATCAACAGTATCATCAAAGTGGACAAGGGACTTATGGAAGCTACGGTGGGCAAGGAGCGTACGGTCAAGGTTCTATGAATCCAACCCTGGATTTCAAGAATAAATTTGAAAGAAGCTGTGATATTTTAGGGGTACCCTATGATGCAGACCGCCAGCAGATTAAAACCGCTTATCGTAAAAAGGCGAAGGAATACCATCCAGACTTGAGCAAGCTGCCAGATGCAACGAAAAGGTTCCAAGAGCTGAATACGGCTCATGAGTTTTTGAGCGATGAGAATCTACAGCGGTATGGAAGGATGTAG
- a CDS encoding helix-turn-helix domain-containing protein, which translates to MEANKLAEIFIKASPTVVDIRKIRIEPGQADYGYITSLYAFIIPVKGEAKFIFNDIPYHLNPGKVIHAGPNIKVNKRVVGDSIWEYYLIHYSLKNTALEDDFVEIPYELTIGRNIKVLEMLKSMNKAWRISDPISSLKVQSLFYNLLYEIFKSHHDQAKEEDRWIVEEAMNYIHAYYMEPITLKDLAKRYDLDKNRFSRLFNRYAGARPMNYLISYRMKRASELLLTSNFSVREVSENVGYTNVSYFTKLFKKYNGQLPSTYRRKFYETL; encoded by the coding sequence ATGGAAGCAAATAAATTAGCGGAAATATTTATAAAAGCGTCACCAACAGTAGTAGATATCCGCAAAATAAGGATTGAGCCAGGGCAAGCAGATTACGGATATATAACTTCACTTTATGCCTTCATCATTCCAGTAAAAGGAGAAGCTAAGTTTATATTCAATGATATTCCCTACCATCTAAATCCGGGAAAAGTAATCCATGCAGGGCCCAATATCAAGGTAAACAAACGAGTGGTAGGAGACTCCATCTGGGAATATTATCTGATTCATTACAGTCTGAAAAATACTGCCTTAGAGGATGATTTTGTGGAGATACCGTATGAGCTAACCATAGGACGGAACATAAAGGTCTTAGAGATGCTTAAATCGATGAATAAAGCATGGCGTATCTCCGATCCCATCTCTTCTCTTAAGGTACAATCCTTATTCTATAACCTGCTCTATGAAATTTTTAAAAGTCACCATGATCAAGCTAAAGAAGAAGATCGATGGATTGTAGAGGAGGCGATGAATTATATCCACGCTTATTATATGGAGCCGATCACTTTAAAGGATTTAGCAAAAAGATACGATTTAGATAAGAATCGATTTTCACGTTTGTTCAATAGATATGCTGGCGCAAGGCCAATGAATTATCTCATATCGTACCGAATGAAGCGAGCGTCAGAATTATTGCTTACCAGTAATTTTTCCGTTAGAGAAGTATCGGAAAATGTTGGATATACCAACGTTTCTTATTTTACAAAATTGTTTAAAAAGTACAATGGACAATTACCGAGCACATACAGAAGGAAGTTTTATGAGACTCTATAG
- a CDS encoding alpha/beta hydrolase gives MARQIYQYEDIKGHIWMEEFGERKIYGYMPPSYDGGLEKFPVVYLQDGGDFFLPEKNRVLSVLEGNFEKNKLKEVILIGIEPKQRLDEYSPWYATALSKRFKDFGGKGDVYIRFIVEELKPFIDASFNTDPSVEGTGIMGASLGGLISMYAACVYPEVFGRIGCISASFWYEDFLEYIVRREISNIRSKKIYMDVGSLEGHGKDSRQIFMVSNTKAIYDAFLEKGIGNENIRLEIDHGASHNYKFFADRFPKAIEWLFSKD, from the coding sequence TTGGCGAGACAAATATATCAGTATGAAGACATCAAAGGTCATATATGGATGGAAGAATTCGGCGAGAGAAAAATATACGGATATATGCCACCGTCATATGACGGCGGTTTAGAAAAATTTCCTGTTGTCTATCTACAGGATGGCGGAGATTTTTTTCTGCCAGAAAAAAATCGTGTACTCTCAGTACTAGAAGGAAATTTTGAAAAAAATAAATTAAAAGAGGTAATATTGATCGGTATTGAGCCAAAACAGCGGTTAGACGAATATTCTCCTTGGTATGCAACAGCCTTATCAAAGCGATTTAAGGATTTTGGTGGTAAGGGAGATGTCTATATTCGATTTATTGTAGAAGAGCTAAAACCTTTTATAGATGCAAGCTTTAATACAGATCCCAGCGTGGAGGGTACAGGTATTATGGGCGCTTCCTTGGGAGGACTGATCTCCATGTACGCTGCTTGTGTATATCCAGAAGTCTTTGGTAGGATTGGTTGTATTTCAGCTTCGTTTTGGTACGAAGATTTTTTAGAATATATCGTAAGAAGAGAAATTTCAAATATAAGGTCAAAAAAGATCTACATGGATGTGGGAAGCCTTGAGGGCCATGGAAAAGATAGCCGACAAATATTTATGGTTTCTAATACAAAAGCGATCTATGATGCATTTTTAGAGAAAGGGATTGGCAATGAAAATATAAGGCTGGAGATCGACCATGGTGCTAGCCATAACTATAAATTTTTTGCAGATCGATTTCCAAAGGCGATTGAGTGGTTATTTTCTAAGGATTAG
- a CDS encoding ABC transporter ATP-binding protein translates to MTILKTENLETCYEKSTVFKDINFSVEEGEITTIIGPNGCGKSTLLKTIGRIIKQKNGDVLLKGTNINQLNTKKIAQDLALLPQNPTAPQEIKVEELISYGRFPHCKKISKLTAKDREIIEWAMEITKVMDYRDREIGSLSGGQRQKVWLAMALAQETDVLLLDEPTTYLDMSHQLEVLKIVDQLNREKRCTIVMVLHDINHAARFSHKIVAMKAGKIIAEGKPTEVITKDVLKKVFNIDARIMMDTENKAPVCFGYDSAL, encoded by the coding sequence ATGACGATATTAAAAACAGAGAATTTAGAAACCTGCTATGAGAAATCAACCGTATTTAAGGATATCAATTTCTCCGTTGAAGAAGGGGAAATAACAACAATTATAGGGCCCAACGGCTGTGGAAAATCCACCCTGCTAAAAACCATCGGCAGGATTATCAAACAAAAAAACGGTGATGTTTTATTGAAAGGTACCAATATCAATCAATTGAATACGAAAAAAATTGCACAGGATTTAGCACTACTCCCTCAAAACCCCACAGCACCCCAGGAAATAAAAGTTGAAGAACTGATATCCTATGGGAGGTTTCCTCACTGTAAAAAAATCAGTAAGCTAACTGCAAAGGATAGGGAAATCATTGAGTGGGCTATGGAGATTACCAAGGTGATGGATTATAGGGATCGGGAGATCGGCAGTCTTTCTGGAGGGCAAAGGCAAAAGGTGTGGCTGGCAATGGCCTTGGCACAGGAAACGGATGTACTGCTTTTAGATGAGCCCACAACATATTTAGATATGTCCCATCAATTAGAGGTATTAAAAATTGTAGATCAGCTGAATCGGGAAAAAAGATGTACCATCGTTATGGTTTTGCATGATATTAATCATGCTGCTCGGTTTTCTCATAAAATTGTTGCCATGAAGGCGGGCAAGATAATTGCAGAAGGAAAGCCTACGGAGGTTATCACAAAGGATGTACTAAAGAAAGTGTTTAATATAGATGCTAGAATCATGATGGACACAGAAAATAAGGCACCGGTATGCTTTGGATATGATAGTGCCCTATAA
- a CDS encoding FecCD family ABC transporter permease, translating to MHRDSLSRYISILMLMILLVIVMMYISVTNGSYDLSIVDVFKTLIRLNKNPEYDLVIFEFRLPRIVVAALVGLGLSIAGMIIQGITKNGLADPGIIGVNAGASAAIVMFMFFFQGKLISTSWVASLSMPFFGLIGGLVSSALVYSFAWKNGRLDVQRFILCGLAVGSGLSAISIYFTMRMSATDFEMAKVWTSGSIWNANWQSIASMMPWFIIILPVVISKAYMLDIFQLEESTVKSLGVSTEKEKLILLLGCIGLVSACVSISGNISFVGLIAPHIAKKLVGIHHNRALPVSGAVGMLLVLVSDFIGKTFFQPVELPVGIVISIIGVPYFIYLLLKTKA from the coding sequence ATGCATAGAGATTCTTTAAGTCGCTATATTAGTATTTTAATGTTGATGATTTTATTGGTAATAGTAATGATGTATATCAGCGTAACCAATGGGAGCTATGATCTATCCATTGTGGATGTATTTAAAACCTTAATTAGGCTAAATAAAAACCCGGAGTATGACTTAGTAATATTTGAATTTCGTCTGCCTAGAATCGTTGTGGCAGCTTTAGTAGGCTTAGGGCTCTCCATTGCTGGTATGATCATACAAGGAATAACAAAAAATGGGCTAGCAGACCCCGGCATCATCGGTGTAAATGCAGGTGCCAGTGCGGCTATCGTCATGTTTATGTTTTTCTTTCAGGGAAAATTAATCAGCACCTCATGGGTTGCCAGTTTATCCATGCCCTTTTTTGGATTAATCGGCGGATTGGTTTCTTCCGCCCTTGTATATTCCTTTGCGTGGAAGAATGGTAGGTTGGATGTACAGCGGTTTATATTGTGTGGTTTGGCCGTTGGATCTGGCTTAAGTGCAATATCCATATATTTTACCATGAGAATGAGTGCCACAGATTTTGAAATGGCAAAGGTGTGGACCAGTGGCAGTATCTGGAATGCCAACTGGCAGAGCATCGCTTCCATGATGCCTTGGTTTATCATAATCTTACCCGTTGTCATTAGCAAGGCTTATATGCTGGATATTTTTCAGCTAGAAGAAAGCACTGTCAAAAGCTTAGGCGTTTCTACGGAGAAGGAAAAACTCATTCTTTTATTGGGCTGCATCGGATTGGTCAGTGCTTGTGTTTCGATCTCTGGCAATATCAGCTTTGTAGGATTAATTGCGCCGCATATTGCTAAAAAACTGGTGGGTATACATCATAATAGAGCGCTGCCTGTGTCTGGGGCTGTGGGCATGCTTTTAGTTTTGGTATCGGATTTTATAGGAAAAACCTTCTTTCAGCCTGTGGAGCTGCCTGTTGGAATCGTTATTTCTATCATTGGTGTACCGTATTTTATTTATTTACTTTTAAAAACGAAAGCATAG
- a CDS encoding FecCD family ABC transporter permease has translation MKKKISVPVFILSVSPVFIILALVASIIYGSKSIDLNIIWDAIFNFDPGNVNHQIIIHSRIPRAIGSLIIGAFLAMSGAIMQGMTRNYLASPTIMGGSDGSALLITICSIFIPNISSKEQILFSFIGSALGVFIVFGIASLLPNGLSPVRLALIGTIIGTFLSGVSAALANYFQVSQDISFWYNARLHQLNPSHIKLAVPIAIVGIFIAIAISGSITILSLGEEIAISLGQNTKATKVVAMAVISILTGTSVALVGKIGFVGLLVPHIVRFLVGIDYKWIIPCSAVIGGVFLVFCDLLSRFINYPFETPIGVVTSMIGVPFFLYLARKKGGGKHA, from the coding sequence ATGAAAAAGAAAATTTCTGTACCAGTATTCATCTTATCGGTATCACCAGTATTTATAATTTTAGCTTTGGTAGCCTCCATTATATATGGCTCTAAGAGTATTGACTTGAATATAATTTGGGATGCAATTTTCAATTTCGATCCTGGAAATGTAAACCACCAAATCATTATTCATTCTAGAATACCCAGAGCCATAGGGTCTCTCATTATAGGTGCTTTTCTAGCGATGTCAGGGGCAATTATGCAGGGGATGACAAGAAACTACCTTGCTTCCCCTACAATTATGGGGGGTAGTGATGGATCTGCTCTTTTAATTACCATTTGCAGTATATTCATACCGAACATTTCATCAAAGGAACAGATCCTTTTTTCTTTTATAGGTTCAGCTCTTGGTGTTTTCATTGTTTTTGGAATCGCATCCTTATTACCCAATGGATTATCACCCGTAAGATTGGCACTGATCGGGACCATTATAGGAACATTTCTCAGTGGTGTATCGGCAGCCTTGGCCAATTACTTTCAAGTATCGCAGGATATTAGTTTTTGGTATAATGCAAGGCTGCACCAACTAAACCCTAGCCATATCAAATTAGCGGTACCAATTGCCATTGTTGGTATTTTTATTGCCATCGCCATATCTGGTTCCATTACGATCCTATCCTTGGGAGAGGAAATTGCCATCAGCCTTGGGCAAAATACGAAAGCCACAAAGGTTGTAGCCATGGCAGTAATTTCTATCCTTACGGGTACATCCGTAGCATTGGTTGGAAAAATAGGATTTGTAGGACTTTTGGTTCCTCATATTGTTCGATTTTTAGTAGGTATCGATTATAAGTGGATCATTCCTTGCTCGGCAGTGATTGGCGGCGTATTTCTTGTGTTCTGTGATCTATTGAGCAGATTCATCAACTATCCCTTTGAGACGCCCATCGGCGTTGTAACATCGATGATCGGCGTTCCTTTCTTTCTTTACTTAGCCCGTAAGAAAGGAGGAGGAAAGCATGCATAG
- a CDS encoding iron-hydroxamate ABC transporter substrate-binding protein: MKKLLVIMTIVVLAIFSVGCTAKNTAIGQEPNSQVSGQEADKNEEEVKDAIKKISYLGNEYKVPSNVERIVITGSMESMEDALLLNVKPVAAITVGGEFPKMFQPIVDQAKSSGEKTQPNFEDILALKPDVILGSSKFPEDVMEKLNKIATTIPVSHISTNWAENLELLGKLVDKEEEAQRIIADYSKEIETAKASFDASLKDKSVVAIRIRAGNLFIYPEGVFLNPVLYGDLGFIAPEPIKLAKAQENISLEKLSELDPDYIFVQFSSDENADHPKVLEELQNNPIWKSLKASKEDHVFINVVDPLAQGGTAWSKSAFLKAVIESLSK; encoded by the coding sequence ATGAAAAAACTACTCGTTATTATGACGATTGTTGTTTTAGCTATTTTTTCTGTAGGTTGTACAGCTAAAAATACGGCAATAGGACAGGAGCCAAATAGCCAAGTTTCAGGTCAAGAAGCAGATAAAAATGAAGAAGAGGTAAAAGATGCAATTAAAAAAATAAGCTATTTAGGCAATGAATATAAGGTCCCATCTAATGTAGAGCGAATCGTTATTACGGGAAGCATGGAATCTATGGAAGATGCACTGCTTTTAAATGTTAAGCCAGTTGCAGCAATCACTGTAGGTGGAGAATTTCCAAAGATGTTTCAACCGATCGTAGATCAGGCAAAATCATCGGGAGAAAAAACACAGCCAAATTTTGAAGATATATTAGCATTAAAGCCAGATGTTATCTTGGGAAGTTCGAAGTTTCCAGAAGATGTTATGGAGAAGTTAAATAAAATAGCGACAACCATACCAGTATCTCACATATCAACAAACTGGGCAGAAAACCTGGAACTTTTAGGTAAGCTTGTAGATAAAGAAGAAGAAGCACAAAGGATTATAGCAGATTATAGCAAAGAAATTGAAACAGCCAAGGCAAGCTTCGATGCATCATTAAAAGATAAAAGCGTCGTAGCCATAAGAATAAGAGCAGGCAATCTGTTCATATATCCAGAGGGCGTATTTTTAAATCCAGTTTTATATGGGGATCTAGGGTTTATAGCACCAGAGCCAATTAAACTTGCAAAGGCACAAGAAAATATTTCTCTTGAGAAGCTTTCAGAGTTAGATCCAGATTACATATTTGTTCAATTTTCATCCGATGAAAATGCAGATCATCCAAAGGTCTTAGAAGAGCTTCAAAACAATCCCATCTGGAAAAGCTTGAAGGCTTCAAAAGAAGATCACGTATTTATCAACGTAGTAGACCCATTGGCACAAGGTGGAACAGCATGGAGTAAATCAGCTTTCTTAAAGGCGGTTATAGAGAGCTTATCAAAATAA
- a CDS encoding RNA-binding domain-containing protein, with protein sequence MTYIKSETVEFKSKFTPEIKNEIVAFANSKGGKIFIGINDLGEVEGVENPYKICEQLSAFLHVAIKPDITMLTSLKITKINDMQIIQIDIMRGIDRPYYLTEKGLHPSGVYIRLDNLSVQATNTMIKDMIKETYGACYESTRSLNQELNFTYMQAQLKNLAIPFTTMEQKNLGILGENHLYTNLGLLVSDQCPFTIKVSVFDEKDKGALKATKEFSGSILKQLVDCLEYVQLNNHMNIHYQGITRVEKNDYAPSIIRENLLNAIIHRDYSMNSSILIHIFADRMEFISAGGLVHDLSLEDILLGISQSRNEKLCKLFYKLKMIEFCGTGIGKTKVEYMDSGLKPIFNATSNGFKVILPNKNTAQKSTLSSLLSHEEELEDHILKEIHRLGSVTRSYIQNKFHLKPTKCGMIFRDLESRNLIQRYGRGKNTVYRSKG encoded by the coding sequence ATGACTTATATTAAGTCCGAAACTGTAGAATTTAAAAGTAAGTTTACGCCTGAGATCAAAAATGAAATCGTTGCTTTTGCTAATTCAAAGGGCGGAAAAATTTTTATTGGCATCAATGATCTAGGAGAGGTTGAGGGTGTAGAAAATCCTTATAAAATATGTGAACAGCTATCTGCTTTTCTTCACGTTGCAATAAAACCGGATATCACTATGCTTACATCATTGAAGATCACTAAAATAAATGATATGCAAATTATACAGATTGACATTATGAGAGGTATAGATCGACCCTATTATTTAACAGAAAAAGGACTCCATCCATCGGGGGTCTATATTCGTTTAGATAACCTATCCGTTCAGGCGACGAATACTATGATCAAGGATATGATTAAGGAAACCTATGGAGCATGTTATGAGTCCACCCGTTCTTTAAATCAGGAGCTGAATTTCACATATATGCAGGCTCAGCTTAAAAACCTAGCCATTCCTTTTACTACAATGGAACAAAAAAATCTAGGCATACTGGGAGAGAATCATTTATATACCAATTTGGGTCTACTTGTATCGGATCAATGTCCCTTTACGATAAAAGTTTCCGTTTTTGACGAGAAAGACAAGGGCGCATTGAAAGCTACCAAAGAGTTCTCTGGCTCTATTTTAAAGCAATTGGTAGACTGTCTTGAGTATGTTCAGCTGAATAACCATATGAACATCCACTATCAAGGCATCACTCGAGTAGAAAAAAATGATTACGCTCCTTCAATTATCCGAGAAAATTTGTTAAATGCCATCATACATCGGGACTATTCCATGAATAGTAGCATATTGATCCATATATTTGCCGATCGTATGGAATTTATATCTGCTGGTGGATTGGTCCATGACTTGTCCCTAGAGGATATCTTACTGGGTATTTCTCAATCAAGAAATGAAAAGCTCTGCAAGCTATTTTATAAATTAAAGATGATTGAATTCTGTGGTACTGGTATTGGAAAAACAAAAGTAGAATATATGGATTCTGGTCTTAAGCCCATATTTAACGCAACATCCAATGGCTTTAAAGTCATATTGCCCAATAAAAATACGGCTCAAAAGTCCACTTTATCATCCCTTCTTTCTCATGAGGAAGAATTAGAAGATCATATCCTAAAAGAAATCCACAGGCTGGGCTCCGTTACAAGAAGTTATATACAGAACAAGTTCCATCTAAAGCCTACAAAATGTGGTATGATCTTTAGGGACCTGGAAAGTAGAAACCTTATTCAAAGGTATGGGCGGGGGAAAAATACGGTTTATCGATCAAAAGGATAG